A genomic segment from Actinomycetota bacterium encodes:
- a CDS encoding DegV family EDD domain-containing protein: MVASRGQQNRVALITDSSACLPPDLTDRLGLRVLPIAIHLPSGDIHDGVPRAPQLVYEALAAGDPVKSSAPATVEYLSAIEEADAPSVVVITPAIEFTVMYRNAVLAAEVAGRSVSVVDSRAAAAAHGLVVMAAAQVAADGGSEAEVVRAAEDASRRAELVGVLDSLEFIRRSGRVPSVALELAERLGVRPVFRLDGGRVERLGVPRSSEAALRRVRREATLRGLSATSPSMVFHAASPARAEELRAALGGDPMVVEFSPSMGIHTGPGVVGVAWLRDRPNAPEL, translated from the coding sequence ATGGTGGCAAGCCGAGGCCAGCAGAACCGGGTCGCCCTCATCACCGACTCCAGCGCCTGCCTCCCACCCGACCTGACCGATCGCCTCGGCCTGCGGGTCCTCCCCATCGCCATCCACCTTCCCTCCGGGGACATCCACGACGGCGTGCCCCGGGCCCCTCAGCTGGTGTACGAGGCGCTCGCGGCCGGTGATCCCGTGAAGTCGAGCGCGCCGGCCACGGTGGAGTACCTCTCCGCGATCGAGGAAGCCGACGCCCCGTCGGTCGTCGTCATCACGCCGGCCATCGAGTTCACCGTGATGTACCGGAACGCCGTGCTGGCCGCCGAGGTGGCGGGGCGCTCCGTCTCGGTGGTGGACTCCCGCGCGGCGGCCGCGGCGCACGGGTTGGTGGTCATGGCCGCGGCGCAGGTGGCGGCGGACGGAGGGAGCGAGGCCGAGGTGGTCCGCGCGGCCGAGGACGCCTCCCGCCGGGCCGAGCTGGTGGGGGTCCTGGACAGCCTGGAGTTCATCCGGCGAAGCGGCCGGGTTCCCTCCGTGGCCCTGGAGCTCGCCGAGCGCCTCGGCGTGCGCCCCGTGTTCCGGCTGGACGGCGGCCGGGTCGAGCGCCTGGGGGTGCCCCGGAGCTCCGAGGCCGCGCTTCGCCGGGTCCGGAGGGAAGCGACGCTGCGCGGGCTGTCGGCGACCTCGCCGAGCATGGTGTTCCACGCCGCCTCGCCCGCCCGGGCCGAGGAGCTGCGCGCCGCGCTGGGCGGCGACCCCATGGTGGTGGAGTTCAGCCCCTCGATGGGCATCCACACCGGCCCCGGCGTGGTCGGCGTGGCCTGGCTCCGCGACCGGCCGAACGCCCCCGAGCTGTAG
- a CDS encoding TetR family transcriptional regulator, translating to MPDSERFPVHELVARTGVPAATVHHYLKLGLLPPPRRASPNRFLYDERHVQGLRLIRTLRERRGLSLSVIRTILPDLLGLEQEQAFRPEMWDRAVVMHAGRGRRTPAERLLDAAVDAFSRRGYGDVNVDDICKAARIAKGSFYRHHRSKEELFFAAAEAAANEVAESFGRAMAGRPVPLERAPEVLAPLMERRVPVFMDLFTRAIQRRPGYPTTARRVFSGLALELGRQLQAEDPLLAGARTLQMAAARLFQQALEPSPLAALGTISARV from the coding sequence GTGCCTGACAGCGAGCGATTCCCGGTGCACGAGCTGGTGGCGAGGACGGGCGTGCCCGCCGCCACGGTCCACCACTACCTGAAGCTGGGGCTCCTGCCGCCCCCCCGACGGGCCTCCCCGAACCGATTCCTGTACGACGAGCGCCACGTGCAGGGCCTCCGGCTCATCCGGACGCTCCGGGAACGGCGCGGGCTGTCCCTTTCCGTGATCCGCACCATCCTCCCCGACCTCCTGGGACTGGAACAGGAACAGGCGTTCCGGCCGGAGATGTGGGACCGCGCCGTCGTGATGCATGCGGGCCGCGGGCGGAGGACCCCGGCCGAACGGTTGCTGGACGCCGCCGTGGACGCGTTCTCCCGGCGTGGGTACGGCGACGTGAACGTCGACGACATCTGCAAGGCCGCCCGGATCGCGAAGGGGTCCTTCTACCGGCACCACCGCTCGAAGGAGGAGCTGTTCTTCGCCGCGGCCGAGGCGGCGGCGAACGAAGTGGCCGAGTCGTTCGGTCGGGCCATGGCGGGGCGCCCCGTTCCGCTGGAACGGGCACCGGAGGTGCTCGCGCCGCTCATGGAGCGACGGGTCCCCGTGTTCATGGACCTGTTCACCCGGGCCATCCAGCGCCGTCCGGGCTATCCGACCACCGCCCGGCGCGTCTTCAGCGGCCTGGCCCTCGAGCTCGGACGGCAGCTCCAGGCGGAGGACCCGCTCCTGGCCGGGGCCCGGACCCTCCAGATGGCGGCGGCCCGGCTGTTCCAGCAGGCCCTGGAACCCTCTCCGCTGGCGGCGCTCGGCACCATCTCCGCCCGGGTTTGA
- a CDS encoding secondary thiamine-phosphate synthase enzyme YjbQ, translating into MRFLLENHSFTTSNCGQFIDVTEDVREVVDKSGVQNGMALVYSPHTTCAIVINERESGFIRDFTRLMDSLVPLDGTYHHDDMDARTENLDDDPHDVPNGHAHCRQALLGSASQTIPVVEGQLLLGRWQKVFFLELDRARDRKVLIQVMGE; encoded by the coding sequence ATGAGGTTCCTGCTCGAGAACCACAGCTTCACCACCAGCAACTGCGGACAGTTCATCGACGTCACCGAGGACGTTCGTGAGGTGGTCGACAAGAGCGGGGTCCAGAACGGCATGGCCCTGGTGTATTCACCCCACACCACGTGCGCCATCGTCATCAACGAGCGGGAGTCCGGGTTCATCCGCGACTTCACGCGGCTGATGGACTCGCTGGTGCCGCTGGACGGCACCTACCACCACGACGACATGGACGCCCGCACCGAGAACCTGGACGACGACCCGCACGACGTGCCGAACGGGCACGCCCACTGCCGCCAGGCCCTGCTGGGATCGGCGTCGCAGACCATCCCGGTGGTGGAGGGGCAGCTGCTGCTGGGCCGGTGGCAGAAGGTCTTCTTCCTGGAGCTCGATCGAGCACGAGACCGAAAGGTGCTCATCCAGGTCATGGGGGAATGA